One Buteo buteo chromosome 4, bButBut1.hap1.1, whole genome shotgun sequence DNA segment encodes these proteins:
- the CISD1 gene encoding CDGSH iron-sulfur domain-containing protein 1, with the protein MGPGQNSAVRVEWIAAVSLAAGAAAVGYLAYKKFLCKDKCCKAMVNLHIQKDNPKVVHAFDMEDLGDKAVYCRCWRSKKFPLCDGSHTKHNEETGDNVGPLIIKRKEA; encoded by the exons TTGAATGGATCGCTGCAGTCTCCTtagctgctggagcagctgctgttgGGTACCTAGCTTACAAAAAATTTCTCTGTAAAGACAAATGCTGCAAAGCAATGGTGAATCTCCATATCCAGAAGGATAACCCCAAGGTAGTCCATGCATTTGATATGGAAGATCTGGGTGACAAGGCTGTGTACTGTCGTTGTTGGCGATCTAAGAAG ttccCGCTGTGTGATGGCTCTCACACAAAGCACAATGAGGAAACTGGCGACAACGTTGGGCCTCTGATCATCAAGAGGAAGGAGGCGTAG